In one window of Brassica rapa cultivar Chiifu-401-42 chromosome A07, CAAS_Brap_v3.01, whole genome shotgun sequence DNA:
- the LOC103850220 gene encoding uncharacterized protein LOC103850220 isoform X2, which yields MASMVNIMSPVVSKNLITNFKAFRLKHDLPSLQHTRVDAINNGPIKMMKKYGSRRSIVVSCLDQPISMPNQLSGYDAVMKFYSSINEKNQDQLRNCISNDCFVDDFSFSKPFHGKKEAMKFFEELVNSMGQNVKFCVENVCEGDGYNAAVNWHIEWKGRKIPFTRGCSFYEFTDEGGILVIRNARILIESPIKPGGIALTLLKNITFLFDEFPQVADWFLGKPYEIIQLTLTI from the exons ATGGCCTCTATGGTCAATATTATGAGTCCAGTGGTTTCTAAAAACCTCATTACCAATTTCAAAGCTTTTCGTCTCAAACACGATCTACCTTCTCTACAACACACTAGGGTCGATGCAATCAACAATGGTCCAATAAAAATGATGAAGAAGTATGGCTCACGGAGAAGTATTGTGGTTTCGTGTTTAGATCAACCTATTTCTATGCCAAATCAGCTCTCGGGATACGACGCTGTTATGAAGTTCTATTCGTCTATCAACGAGAAGAATCAAGATCAACTAAGAAATTGCATCTCCAACGATTGCTTTGTTGATGACTTTTCCTTCTCTAAACCATTTCATGGGAAAAAG GAAGCCATGAAGTTCTTTGAAGAACTGGTGAACAGTATGGGACAAAACGTAAAGTTTTGTGTTGAAAATGTTTGTGAAGGAGATGGATATAATGCTGCTGTTAATTGGCATATAG AATGGAAAGGACGTAAAATTCCATTTACGAGAGGATGTAGCTTCTATGAATTTACAGACGAAGGAGGAATACTGGTTATAAG AAACGCGAGGATTCTAATTGAATCGCCAATTAAACCAGGAGGAATTGCATTG ACTTTGCTAAAGAACATAACGTTCTTGTTCGACGAGTTCCCACAAGTTGCTGACT GGTTTTTGGGGAAGCCTTATGAGATAATCCAATTAACATTAA CTATCTGA
- the LOC103850220 gene encoding uncharacterized protein LOC103850220 isoform X1: MASMVNIMSPVVSKNLITNFKAFRLKHDLPSLQHTRVDAINNGPIKMMKKYGSRRSIVVSCLDQPISMPNQLSGYDAVMKFYSSINEKNQDQLRNCISNDCFVDDFSFSKPFHGKKEAMKFFEELVNSMGQNVKFCVENVCEGDGYNAAVNWHIEWKGRKIPFTRGCSFYEFTDEGGILVIRNARILIESPIKPGGIALTLLKNITFLFDEFPQVADWFLGKPYEIIQLTLRIYGLFLAPFIGHVIASYLKLLNNMTEFFLLILNIIIKTQSLFFKWKK; the protein is encoded by the exons ATGGCCTCTATGGTCAATATTATGAGTCCAGTGGTTTCTAAAAACCTCATTACCAATTTCAAAGCTTTTCGTCTCAAACACGATCTACCTTCTCTACAACACACTAGGGTCGATGCAATCAACAATGGTCCAATAAAAATGATGAAGAAGTATGGCTCACGGAGAAGTATTGTGGTTTCGTGTTTAGATCAACCTATTTCTATGCCAAATCAGCTCTCGGGATACGACGCTGTTATGAAGTTCTATTCGTCTATCAACGAGAAGAATCAAGATCAACTAAGAAATTGCATCTCCAACGATTGCTTTGTTGATGACTTTTCCTTCTCTAAACCATTTCATGGGAAAAAG GAAGCCATGAAGTTCTTTGAAGAACTGGTGAACAGTATGGGACAAAACGTAAAGTTTTGTGTTGAAAATGTTTGTGAAGGAGATGGATATAATGCTGCTGTTAATTGGCATATAG AATGGAAAGGACGTAAAATTCCATTTACGAGAGGATGTAGCTTCTATGAATTTACAGACGAAGGAGGAATACTGGTTATAAG AAACGCGAGGATTCTAATTGAATCGCCAATTAAACCAGGAGGAATTGCATTG ACTTTGCTAAAGAACATAACGTTCTTGTTCGACGAGTTCCCACAAGTTGCTGACT GGTTTTTGGGGAAGCCTTATGAGATAATCCAATTAACATTAAGAATCTATGGTCTGTTTTTGGCGCCTTTCATTGGCCATGTAATTGCAAGCTATCTGAAGCTATTGAACAACATGACCGAGTTCTTCTTACTGATTTTGAATATTATCATCAAAACTCAAAGTCTGTTCTTTAAATGGAAGAAATAA